A portion of the Haliaeetus albicilla chromosome 29, bHalAlb1.1, whole genome shotgun sequence genome contains these proteins:
- the CCDC115 gene encoding coiled-coil domain-containing protein 115 isoform X2: protein MRRCWSCWRRWRRCSRNVSSSPSSCARGGCPCPRPVTPWGATASRPCSTGPPWSPVSASSPGLRQRRGPPEKGGAPPRAPPDPLAWFGVLVPPSLRQAQGSFIQGVTVAVELAGLQGAVADAITRYRALLRRKRHLDGTLGDIETLGDTGTSGDTESLGDIKTTGTSGDTETLGDTETLGDTETTRDTETAGDAAMSGDAGTA from the exons ATGCGGcggtgctggagctgctggaggcgCTGGAGACGCTGCAGCAGAAACGTCAGCTCCTCACCCAGCTCCTGCGCCAG GGGTGGCTGTCCCTGTCCCAGGCCCGTTACTCCCTGGGGTGCCACCGCGTCTCGTCCCTGCAGTACGGGGCCACCATGGTCCCCCGTGTCCGCGTCCTCCCCAG ggcTGCGGCAGCGCCGGGGTCCCCCAGAAAaagggggtgcccccccccgtgccccccccgaTCCCCTGGCCTGGTTTGGGGTGCtggtgccccccagcctgcgGCAGGCCCAGGGCAGCTTCATCCAGG GGGTGACAGTGGCGgtggagctggcagggctgcagggcgCCGTGGCGGACGCCATCACGCGCTACCGCGCCCTCCTGCGCCGCAAGCGTCACCTCGACGGGACCCTCGGGGACATCGAGACCCTCGGGGACACGGGGACCTCGGGGGACACCGAGAGCCTCGGGGACATCAAGACCACGGGAACATCAGGTGACACCGAGACCCTCGGGGACACCGAGACCCTCGGGGACACCGAGACCACGCGTGACACCGAGACGGCAGGGGACGCGGCGATGAGCGGGGACGCAGGGACCGCGTGA
- the IMP4 gene encoding U3 small nucleolar ribonucleoprotein protein IMP4 isoform X2, with translation MVTTSRDPSSRLRVFAKEVCLLIPGARRMNRGRVELGALVGACRAAGVTDLLVLHETRGRPDGLSLCHLPHGPTAHFTLSGAVLRQEVGGLGGAPLAAPHLLLLRLDSPLGRRVGTILKHLFPVPRPDSRRVVTFANEDDVILVRNHVYRRQGRTVELEEVGPRFQLRPYLIRLGTLEQGDAADVEWRWHPYTATAPKRRLLSAQ, from the exons ATGGTGACGACCTCCCGTGACCCCAGCTCCCGCCTCCGTGTCTTTGCCAAG GAGGTGTGCCTGCTGATCCCGGGGGCGCGGCGGATGAACCGGGGCCGGGTGGAGCTGGGGGCGTTGGTGGGGGCGTGCCGGGCCGCTGGCGTCACCGACCTCCTGGTGCTGCATGAGACCCGGGGGAGGCCCG ATGGGCTGTCCCTGTGTCACCTGCCCCACGGCCCCACAGCCCACTTCACCCTCAGCGGGGCGGTGCTGCggcaggaggtgggggggctggggggggccccTCTGGCGGCtccccatctcctgctgctgcgCCTCGACTCCCCCCTGGGACGCAGG gTGGGGACAATCTTGAAGCACCTCTTCCCCGTCCCCCGCCCTGACAGCCGCCGCGTGGTGACGTTTGCCAACGAGGATGATGTCATTTTAGTCCG AAACCACGTTTACCGGCGGCAGGGGAGGACGGTGGAGCTGGAAGAGGTGGGACCCCGGTTCCAGCTGCGCC cctaCCTGATCCGCCTGGGGACCCTGGAGCAGGGGGACGCAGCCGACGTGGAATGGCGCTGGCACCCCTACACCGCCACCGCCCCCAAACGCCGCCTCCTCAGCGCCCAATGA
- the IMP4 gene encoding U3 small nucleolar ribonucleoprotein protein IMP4 isoform X1, which yields MLGGSPCPFPATPGLPLVPRCPANRRWWCWEVPACGERRGKREAATMLRRQARERREYLQRRAQEDRLRRQQDKKEKLRQALDENRLLPTELRREALALQKELEFDTPGVGDTSGSQDDEYRWAGLEPPKVMVTTSRDPSSRLRVFAKEVCLLIPGARRMNRGRVELGALVGACRAAGVTDLLVLHETRGRPDGLSLCHLPHGPTAHFTLSGAVLRQEVGGLGGAPLAAPHLLLLRLDSPLGRRVGTILKHLFPVPRPDSRRVVTFANEDDVILVRNHVYRRQGRTVELEEVGPRFQLRPYLIRLGTLEQGDAADVEWRWHPYTATAPKRRLLSAQ from the exons ATGTTGGGGGGCTCGCCCTGCCCCTTTCCAGCAACACCGGGTCTCCCATTGGTCCCTCGCTGCCCAGCCAATCGGCGGTGGTGGTGTTGGGAGGTGCCGGCGTGTGGTGAGCGGCGGGGAAAGCGAGAAGCTGCGACCATG CTCCGCCGGCAAGCCCGGGAACGCCGTGAATACCTGCAGCGCCGGGCGCAGGAGGATCGGCTTCGGAGACAGCAGGATAAGAAAGAGAAGCTGCGGCAGGCGCTGGATG AGAACCGGCTGCTGCCCACAGAGCTGCGGCGCGAGGCCTTGGCCctgcagaaggagctggagTTCGACACGCCGGGGGTGGGCG ACACCTCTGGTAGCCAAGACGACGAGTACCGGTGGGCGGGGCTAGAGCCCCCCAAGGTGATGGTGACGACCTCCCGTGACCCCAGCTCCCGCCTCCGTGTCTTTGCCAAG GAGGTGTGCCTGCTGATCCCGGGGGCGCGGCGGATGAACCGGGGCCGGGTGGAGCTGGGGGCGTTGGTGGGGGCGTGCCGGGCCGCTGGCGTCACCGACCTCCTGGTGCTGCATGAGACCCGGGGGAGGCCCG ATGGGCTGTCCCTGTGTCACCTGCCCCACGGCCCCACAGCCCACTTCACCCTCAGCGGGGCGGTGCTGCggcaggaggtgggggggctggggggggccccTCTGGCGGCtccccatctcctgctgctgcgCCTCGACTCCCCCCTGGGACGCAGG gTGGGGACAATCTTGAAGCACCTCTTCCCCGTCCCCCGCCCTGACAGCCGCCGCGTGGTGACGTTTGCCAACGAGGATGATGTCATTTTAGTCCG AAACCACGTTTACCGGCGGCAGGGGAGGACGGTGGAGCTGGAAGAGGTGGGACCCCGGTTCCAGCTGCGCC cctaCCTGATCCGCCTGGGGACCCTGGAGCAGGGGGACGCAGCCGACGTGGAATGGCGCTGGCACCCCTACACCGCCACCGCCCCCAAACGCCGCCTCCTCAGCGCCCAATGA
- the CCDC115 gene encoding coiled-coil domain-containing protein 115 isoform X1 yields MEGSPALDAAVLELLEALETLQQKRQLLTQLLRQGWLSLSQARYSLGCHRVSSLQYGATMVPRVRVLPRQDPGGPPHFEEVPGTGGDPEDPDPQQWGGDGLRQRRGPPEKGGAPPRAPPDPLAWFGVLVPPSLRQAQGSFIQGVTVAVELAGLQGAVADAITRYRALLRRKRHLDGTLGDIETLGDTGTSGDTESLGDIKTTGTSGDTETLGDTETLGDTETTRDTETAGDAAMSGDAGTA; encoded by the exons aTGGAGG GGTCGCCGGCGCTGGATGCGGcggtgctggagctgctggaggcgCTGGAGACGCTGCAGCAGAAACGTCAGCTCCTCACCCAGCTCCTGCGCCAG GGGTGGCTGTCCCTGTCCCAGGCCCGTTACTCCCTGGGGTGCCACCGCGTCTCGTCCCTGCAGTACGGGGCCACCATGGTCCCCCGTGTCCGCGTCCTCCCCAG gcAGGACCCGGGAGGACCCCCCCACTTTGAGGAGGTGCCAGGCACAGGGGGGGACCCTGAGGACCCCGACCCCCAGCAGTGGGGGGGCGATG ggcTGCGGCAGCGCCGGGGTCCCCCAGAAAaagggggtgcccccccccgtgccccccccgaTCCCCTGGCCTGGTTTGGGGTGCtggtgccccccagcctgcgGCAGGCCCAGGGCAGCTTCATCCAGG GGGTGACAGTGGCGgtggagctggcagggctgcagggcgCCGTGGCGGACGCCATCACGCGCTACCGCGCCCTCCTGCGCCGCAAGCGTCACCTCGACGGGACCCTCGGGGACATCGAGACCCTCGGGGACACGGGGACCTCGGGGGACACCGAGAGCCTCGGGGACATCAAGACCACGGGAACATCAGGTGACACCGAGACCCTCGGGGACACCGAGACCCTCGGGGACACCGAGACCACGCGTGACACCGAGACGGCAGGGGACGCGGCGATGAGCGGGGACGCAGGGACCGCGTGA
- the PTPN18 gene encoding tyrosine-protein phosphatase non-receptor type 18 produces the protein MGRGRHFLPQETGSARKDPNVWGGPKSSGGTPLTPPPPDHVPVGASGAPPTPMDATYAVVNKTRRGGGAGGRDSTPFGRDTASFDRDHAPFGKDPAPPGTSPSLPGSPLRRPSPTLAASPQPTDGAYEVVTPHGDPGSTPCLGFNFRIGKPKGPREPPAEWSRV, from the exons ATGGGGCGGGGCCGACACTTCCTACCCCAGGAAACGGGAAGCGCAAGGAAGGACCCAAACGTCTGGGGGGGCCCCAAGAGTTCGGGGGGGACCCCTCtcacccctcctccccccgatCAC gtGCCTGTTGGTGCCAGCggagccccccccaccccaatggACGCCACCTACGCCGTGGTCAACAAAACccgccgggggggcggggccggaggACGAGACTCCACCCCTTTTGGACGAGACACCGCCTCTTTTGACCGAGACCACGCCCCTTTCGGGAAAGACCCCGCCCCTCCGGgcacctccccctccctccctgggaGCCCCCTGCGGCGCCCCTCCCCCACCCTGGCCg cctccccccaACCCACTGACGGCGCCTACGAGGTCGTGACCCCCCACGGGGACCCCGGCAGCACCCCATGTCTCG GATTTAATTTCCGGATCGGGAAGCCCAAAGGACCACGGGAACCCCCGGCCGAATGGTCCCGGGTGTGA